One genomic region from Amycolatopsis sp. FBCC-B4732 encodes:
- a CDS encoding trans-aconitate 2-methyltransferase, with translation MTTPAFGGEVSEFYQRFRRGYPPEAVDELAAAFTLTRDDVVLDLGCGTGQLTRVLTARTGAVLGMDPEPAMLARARQATSAPNVGRLLGADTDVSALSPLFGHGRLAAVTVARALHWMDHERLFSAVRPLLRPGGGIAVVTNGEPLWLQDTAWPAALRDVVSAYLGTPLRSTCGTDTASQERYAAALSAAGYAVDQRVVEYATTLTVEEIVGGVFSAMSPGRLPALDARPAFTDRVRAAVAPHAPLREAVRVRLLTGTR, from the coding sequence GTGACGACACCGGCGTTCGGCGGCGAAGTGAGCGAGTTCTACCAGCGGTTCCGCCGCGGCTACCCGCCCGAAGCGGTGGACGAGCTGGCCGCGGCGTTCACGCTGACCCGCGACGACGTCGTCCTCGACCTCGGCTGCGGCACCGGCCAGCTCACCCGGGTCCTGACCGCCCGGACGGGCGCGGTGCTCGGCATGGACCCGGAGCCGGCGATGCTCGCGCGGGCCCGGCAAGCGACGTCGGCGCCGAACGTCGGCCGGCTGCTCGGCGCGGACACCGACGTCAGCGCGTTGTCGCCGCTTTTCGGCCACGGCCGCCTGGCCGCGGTGACGGTCGCCCGGGCCCTGCACTGGATGGACCACGAACGGCTGTTTTCGGCCGTCCGCCCGCTGCTGCGCCCCGGCGGCGGGATCGCGGTGGTGACCAACGGCGAGCCGCTGTGGCTCCAGGACACCGCGTGGCCGGCCGCCCTCCGGGACGTCGTTTCGGCGTATCTGGGGACCCCGTTGCGCAGCACGTGCGGCACCGACACGGCGAGCCAGGAACGGTACGCGGCCGCGCTCTCGGCCGCCGGATACGCCGTCGACCAGCGGGTTGTCGAATACGCGACGACGCTGACCGTCGAGGAAATCGTCGGTGGCGTTTTTTCGGCCATGAGCCCCGGCCGGCTGCCGGCCCTCGACGCGCGACCGGCGTTCACCGACCGCGTCCGGGCGGCGGTGGCCCCGCACGCACCGCTCCGCGAGGCGGTCCGGGTGCGGCTCCTCACCGGAACCCGGTGA
- a CDS encoding nuclear transport factor 2 family protein: MTPRPPFPPFDEDTARQKVQAAEDAWNTRDPEKVSLAYTEDSVWRNRDQHVVGRARIVEFLTAKWERELEYALRKELWGFRGNRIGVRFQYESRNAEGRWFRSYGNELWEFSDEGLMRRREASINDVPIAAADRRIFGPRPESEHGLLLPVF; this comes from the coding sequence ATGACCCCGCGACCCCCGTTCCCGCCCTTCGACGAAGACACCGCCCGGCAGAAGGTCCAGGCCGCGGAAGACGCGTGGAACACCCGCGACCCGGAGAAGGTCTCGCTCGCCTACACCGAGGACTCGGTCTGGCGAAATCGCGACCAGCACGTCGTCGGGCGCGCCCGGATCGTCGAGTTCCTGACCGCGAAGTGGGAGCGCGAGCTGGAGTACGCGCTGCGCAAGGAGCTGTGGGGCTTCCGCGGCAACCGCATCGGCGTCCGGTTCCAGTACGAATCGCGGAACGCCGAGGGCCGGTGGTTCCGCAGCTACGGCAACGAGCTGTGGGAGTTCAGCGACGAGGGCCTGATGCGACGGCGCGAGGCGAGCATCAACGACGTCCCGATCGCGGCGGCGGACCGCCGCATCTTCGGTCCTCGTCCGGAGTCCGAGCACGGCCTCCTGCTGCCGGTGTTCTGA
- a CDS encoding TetR/AcrR family transcriptional regulator produces the protein MNSTEATDRLLEAAEDLFYAHGVQAVGMDAVRERSGVSLKRLYQCFPAKNDLVEAYLRRRDERWRKSLREFVHARGDDPLAVFGWLANWFAEPGFRGCAFINSFGEFGEPAPGIAAAIRLHKDEVRAYLRGLVSGQRLADQLFALVEGATVLAAITGDPGEANTAREAAKVLLAAQG, from the coding sequence ATGAATTCCACGGAAGCGACCGACCGGCTGCTCGAAGCCGCCGAAGACCTCTTCTACGCGCACGGCGTGCAAGCGGTCGGGATGGACGCCGTCCGCGAGCGCTCCGGCGTCTCGCTCAAGCGGCTCTACCAGTGCTTCCCGGCGAAGAACGACCTGGTCGAGGCCTACCTGCGACGCCGGGACGAGCGCTGGCGGAAGTCGTTGCGCGAATTCGTCCACGCCCGCGGCGACGACCCCCTCGCCGTCTTCGGCTGGCTCGCGAACTGGTTCGCCGAGCCCGGCTTCCGCGGCTGCGCGTTCATCAACTCCTTCGGCGAGTTCGGCGAACCGGCGCCGGGCATCGCCGCCGCGATCCGCCTGCACAAGGACGAAGTCCGCGCGTACCTGCGTGGTCTCGTTTCCGGCCAGAGGCTCGCCGACCAGCTGTTCGCGCTGGTCGAGGGTGCGACCGTGCTCGCCGCGATCACCGGTGACCCGGGCGAGGCGAACACGGCCCGCGAAGCCGCGAAGGTGCTGCTGGCCGCTCAGGGGTAG
- a CDS encoding SigE family RNA polymerase sigma factor: MKRSEEAGYRDYVTARMEVMRRTAYLLCRDWHLADDLVSITIGKLYRHWPRARHVEHLDAYVRRILVRTWLDEKARAWRREEPADTLPEPAVLPTDDVVERLGLLELLDALPPRRRAAVVLRYYCDLSVEETAEVLDCSPGTVKSQTARGLDSLRALVAASQS, translated from the coding sequence GTGAAACGGTCCGAAGAAGCGGGGTACCGCGACTACGTGACGGCGCGGATGGAGGTCATGCGCCGCACGGCCTACCTGCTGTGCCGGGACTGGCACCTCGCCGACGACCTGGTGTCGATCACGATCGGCAAGCTGTACCGGCACTGGCCGCGGGCCCGGCATGTCGAGCACCTCGACGCGTACGTGCGCCGCATCCTCGTGCGGACGTGGCTGGACGAGAAGGCCAGGGCGTGGCGGCGCGAGGAACCGGCGGACACGCTGCCGGAGCCGGCGGTGCTGCCGACCGACGACGTCGTCGAGCGGCTCGGCCTGCTGGAGCTGCTCGACGCGCTGCCGCCGCGGCGCCGGGCCGCGGTCGTGCTGCGGTACTACTGCGACCTTTCCGTCGAGGAGACCGCCGAGGTCCTCGACTGTTCACCCGGAACCGTGAAGAGCCAGACCGCGCGCGGGCTCGACTCGCTGCGCGCGCTCGTCGCCGCGAGCCAGAGCTGA